The genomic window CTGGTTCCTCACCCAGAAGATCTCCTGGAACGACACGAACACCTTCCCCCACCACACCTTCCAGTGGGAGGGGATCGACGGCAGCCGGATCTTCACCCACTTCCCGCCGGTGGACACCTACGCCGCCGAGGTGACCGCAAAGGAACTCGGCCACGCGGTACGGAACTTCCAGGACAAGGGCGTCTCGTCGCACTCCCTCGTCCCCTTCGGCTACGGCGACGGCGGCGGCGGTCCGACCCGGGAGATGCTGGCGCGCGCCGCGCGCTTCGCGGACCTGGAGGGTGCGCCGACGGTGGACGTGCGCAGCCCGCGGGCCTTCTTCACCGAGGCGGAGGCCGAACTCGCCGCGAACGGCGGGGCGGCGGTGTGGGTCGGCGAGCTGTACCTGGAGCTGCACCGGGGCACGTTCACCTCGCAGCTCGCCATGAAGCAGGGCAACCGCCGCACGGAGGCGCTGCTGCGAACGGCCGAGTACCTGGCCACGGCGGCGGCCCTGCGCACCGACGCCTACGCCTACCCCGAGGCCGAGCTGGCGGAGATCTGGCGCACGGTGCTGCTCCACCAGTTCCACGACATCCTGCCCGGCTCCTCCATCTCCTGGGTGCACCGCGAGGCGCGGGCTACCTACCGGGCACTGGCCGAACGCCTCGAGCGGCTGATCGGGCAGGCGTGCGCCGCACTCGGCGCGGCCGGTACGACCGACGCGGGACGTCTCGTACCGCTGCCCTGGTCGGGGCGGGCCGCCTGGGCGCCGGTGCGCGCGGGCGAGGCCGCCGAAGCGGTGCGCCGGGAACGGCCGGCGGACGGCTCCCATGTCCTCGACAACGGGCTGCTGCGTGTGGTCGTCGACCCCCAGGGCCATGTGTCCTCGCTGGTGGACCGGGACAGCGGGCAAGAACTGGTACCCGCGGGACAGGTGCTCGGCGTGCTGCAACTGCACCGCGACGAGCCGGTGCGCTGGGACGCATGGGACATCGACCGGGACGCCCGGCGCATGCGGACCGATCTCACGGAGCCGGACGCGATCGACGTGCCCGCCCTGGAGGGCGGCGCGGCCGGGGTGCGCGTGGTGCGCTCCACCGGGGCGTCGCGGATGGCGATGACCATCAGTCTCGCCCCCGGCTCCCGGCAGCTCGACATGGAGCTGGACGTCGACTGGCACGAGTGCGAGCGGCTGCTGAAGGTCGCGCTGCCGCTGGCGGTGCACGCCACGAGCGCCCGCTACGAGACCCAGTTCGGCAGTGTCGAGCGGACCATCCACGAGAACACGTCCTGGGACGCCGCCCACTACGAGGTGTGCGCGCACCGCTATGTGCACCTCGCGGAGCCCGGCTTCGGGGCCGGCGTCGTCAACGACTCGTCGTACGGCTGCGACGTGACCCGCATCGGCGGCCCCGGCGGCGGCAGCGTCGTGCGCCTGTCGCTGCTGCGCGCGCCGACCTTCCCCGACCCGGAGACCGATCAGGGCACGCACCGGATGCGCTGGGCGGTCGTGCCGTCGCCGGACATCGCCGGCACGGTCGCCGCCGGGTACGCACTCAACTCCCCGGTGGTCGAAGGGCTTCCGGCGCTCGCTCCGCTCGTGGAGCTGACCGCCACCACGGGCCTGCCCGTCATCGACACCGTCAAGCTCGCGGACGACGGCTCCGGCGATGTCGTCGTCCGTCTCTACGAGGCCGCGGGCGGGCGGGCCACCGCCGTGCTGCACTGCTCGGCCGACCTCGGCGACGCCCCGTCCGTACGCGAGACCGACCTGCTGGAACGCGACCTCGACGCGAACAGCGGCATCCGGCGGGCGCTCCCGGCCTCGCGGCCGTCCGGTGCGGACGGCGGCGTACCGGCCCGGGGGGCGCGTCTCGCACTCGAACCGTTCCAGGTGGTCACGCTGCGGCTGCGCCGCTCGGCCGACAACGTCTAGGAACCCGTCACACACAAGGGAGTTCAGCATGAGAAGGACCGGACGCCGAGCTGCTTTGGGCGCGGGCATGGCCCTCGCACTGGCGCTCACCGGCTGCGGTGTGGGCGGCGGAGGCGCCGGCGAGGACGCTGCGGGCTCCGCGCGGGACGGGAAGATCGCCGGCGAGATCACCTTCCAGACCTGGAACCTCAAGGGCGGCTACGAGAAGTACTTCACCGGTCTCGTCGACACCTTCGAGCAGCAGCACCCGGGCACGAAGGTGAAGTGGGTCGACCAGCCGGCCGACGGATACTCCGACAAGCTGTCGGCGGACGCGGCCGCGGGCACGCTCCCCGATGTCATGGACCTCGGTCCCGAGGCGGGCTACACGCTCGCCGGCGCGGGACAGCTCCTCGACATCGCCAAGGAGGACCCGGAGGCACGGAAGGACTTCCTGCCCGCCGCGTGGGAGGCCATGACCTGGCCGGGCGTGGGCGGCGGCGCCTACGGCTACCCCTTCTACCTCAACACCGGTCCGTCCTTCTTCAACAAGGACCTCCTCGCCAGGGCCGGGCTCGACCCGGCGAAGATCCCGGGGACCTACGACGAGCTGTTCACCCAGGCGACGACGATGGCCGGCACCGCCAAGGGCTCGTACTCGATGATCGGCCGGACGCCGGTGATCGAGACCTTCGGTACCTACGGCGTCCCGCTGATGAACGACCAGGGCACGAAATTCACCTTCAACGGCCCCAAGGGCGTCGAACTGCTCACCCGCTTCAAGGAGATGTACGAGGCCGGTGCGCTGACCGAGGACGTGCTCAACGAGCAGCAGACCGGCGAGGTCGACAAGTTCAAGGCGGGCCGGCTCGGCTGGCTGCCGGGCAGCGCGTACAACCTGGCGGACTTCAAGAAGACCGCCCCGAAGGTCTACAAGAGCGTCGCGATCGGCCCGATGATCGCCAACGCCGCGCCGAACATGTACATCGAGTCGCTGGCCGTGAGCGCACACACCAAGAACGCGGCGACTGCGGTCGCGTTCGCCAAGTTCGTGACGAACGCGAAGAACCAGCTGGCGTTCGCCCACGAGGCGGCGATCTTCCCGGCGACCGCGGGCACGCTCGACGACCCGTACTTCACCGCCGACGACGGCACGGACGAGGGCCGGGTCCGCGTCGAGGCGGCCGCGCAGACCAGGAAGGCCGTCGTGTACTGGCCGCCGGCGTTCTCGCAGGCGATGGTCGACGAGCTGCGCGAGCAGGTCGCCCTCGCCATCAAGGGCAAGAAGTCGCCGCAGCAGGCGCTGGACGAGACGGTGGCCTTCTGCAACGAGAGGCTCGACCGGGCATGACCTCCGCACCTGCGACGGGCTCCCGGCCGCCGGGCTCCGCTGCGACGGGCCGCCGGGTGCTGCTGCCGCCCCGGCGGCCCGGGGGCGGCGGGGCGGCGGGGACCGCCCACCGGGCGGGCCGTACGCACAAGTGGTGGGGCACGCCCTGGCTGTTCCTGGCCTTCGGGCTCGCCGTCACACTGCTCTTCGTCCTGTTCCCGTTCCTCAACACGGTGGTGCTGGCCTTCACCGACGCCACGATGGTGCGCGGCGGCCAGTTCGTCGGTCTCGGCAACTTCGTCCGGCTGGCCGAGGACCACCGCTTCTGGACCGCGCTGCTCAACTCCTCGCTGTACGTGGTGTGCGTGGTGCCGGTGATGGTGGTGCTGCCGCTGCTGCTGGCGTGTCTGGTGAGCAAACCCGGCAGGTTCGTCGGGATGTTCCGGACGGCGTACTACATGCCGGTGGTGATGTCGGCGGTCGTGGTCGGTCTGATCTGGACGAATCTCCTCGACAGCCGCGGGCTCGTCAACGAGCTGCTGTCGTGGCTGCGTCTGGTCTCCTCGCCGGTCCCGTTCGTCACGGACCGCTGGCTGCTGCTCTTCAGCGCGATGTTCGTCACCGTGTGGACCGGTCTCGGCTACTACATGGTGATCTACGTCGCCGCGCTCGCCAACGTCAGCCCGGTCCTGTACGACGCGGCGGCGGTCGACGGCGCGGGCCCCGTCCGTACGTTCGTCTCGGTGACCGTACCCGGCGTCCGCGGCACCATGGCGCTGGTGGGTGTGCTGTCGTCCGTCGCCGCCTTCCGGGTGTTCAGCGAGATCTACGTGCTGTCCGGCAACACCGGCGGGCCGGGCGGCGAGGACCTCACGATGACCATGCTCATCCAGCGCGAGGGCACGGGCCTCACGGCGCGCACCGGATACGCGGCGGCGATCAGCGTCGTGATGTTCCTGATCACCCTCGGCATGCTGCTCGTCCAGCTGAGGCTCCAGCGGCGGGAGGGCGACGCGGAATGAGTCCTACGATGCCCCGGCGGACGTGGGTGCGGCACCGGGGTGCCGCGCTCCGCTACACCGCCCTGGTCCTGATGTTCGTCGTCCTCGTCGGCCCGTTCGTCTGGCAGCTGTCGCTGTCGTTCAAGGGTGTGGGGGACGATCTGTACACCCGGCCGCCCCAGTTGGTGCCGAGCGATCCGACCCTGGGGAACTACGCCGAGGTCACCCGGCTCGTACCCGTCCTGCGGTATCTGCTCAACTCCACGACCGTGGCCCTGATCTCGGTCGCGGCGAACGTCTTCGGCGCCACCTGCGCCGGGTTCGCCCTGGCCCGGCTGAGGTTCCGGGGGCGGGGTGCGGCGCTCTCGGTGTTCGTGGTCGCGCTGCTGGTGCCCGCCGAGATCATCATCGTCGCCCAGTTCCTGCTGATGCGCTCGATGGGGCTGAACGACACGCTGCTCGGGGTCGCCCTGCCGACGGCCGTCGCGGCGCTCAACGTCCTGCTCATGCGCAACGCCTTCCTGGCCGTCCCCGCGGCCCTGGAGGAGGCGAGCCTGATCGACGGGGCCAACGTGCGCCAGCGCTTCCTGCAGATCTGTGTGCCGCAGGTCAAGGGTGTGATGACGGTCGTCGCGATCTTCGCGTTCGTCGGCTCCTGGAACGACTTCCTCTGGCCGCTGATCGTCCTGTCCGACCAGGACAAGTACACGCTCACGGTGGGCCTGAACGCCCTGCGCGGGACGTTCTTCGACGACCCCCGGATCGTGGCGGCCGGGACGGTGATCGCGGTGCTGCCCATTCTGGTCTTCTTCTTCGTGCTCCAGCGCTTCTTCTTCAAGGGCGTCGAGGAAGGCGGGGTCAAGGGGTGAACGAAATGAAAGAGGTGAACGGGGTGAACGGGGTGAACGGGGTGCACGTGGACGTCGGTGAGCTGCTGTCCCGGATGACGCTCCGGGAGAAGGTCGGCCAGCTCAACCAGCGGCTGTTCGGCTGGGACTGCGTGGCCCGCCGGCGCGGCGGCTTCGAGCTGACGGACGCCTTCCACGCCGAGGTCGAGCGCTGGGGCGGGCTCGGCGCGCTGTACGGCCTCTTCCGTGCCGACGCCTGGTCGGGGCGCTCCTGGAAGGACGGCATCCGCCCGGAGGAGCGGGCGGAGGTCGCCGCACTGGTGACCGACGCGGTACGGAGCGGATCGCGGCACGGCGTACCCCCGCTCGTCGTGGAGGAGGCCCCGCACGGCCACCAGGCCCTCGGGTCCACCCTCTTCCCGGTGAACCTCAACGCGGGCGCCTCCTGGGACCCCGGGCTGCTGGCCGAGTGCGCGCGGGCCGTCGCCGCCGAGCTGCGGGCCGGCGGTGTGCACCTCGCGCTGGTCTCGGCGCTCGACCTGCTCCGCGATCCGCGCTGGGGCCGCGCCGAGGAGTGCTTCGGCGAGGACCCGCTGCTGGCCGCCGAGCTCACGCGCGCGCTCGTGGAGGGCATGCAGGGGGTCGGCAGGTCGGCGCTCGCCACCGGCGGGGTCGGGGTCGTGCTCAAGCACTTCGCCGCACAGGGCGAGGGCGTCGGGGGCCGCAACGGGCAGTCCGCGGTGCTCGGCCCGCGGGATCTGCACGAGCTCCACCTGCCCGCCGCCGAGGCGGGGACCCGCGCGGGGGCGGTCGGTGTGATGGCCGCGTACAACGACATCGACGGCGTACCGTGCTGCGCAAACCCCGAGCTGCTGACCGGGTTGCTGCGGGATGCCTGGGGCTTCGACGGCCTGGTCATGGCGGACGGCAAGGCCGTCGACCGGCTGGCCGCGATGACCGGCTCGCTCCGGGAGGCCGCGAGGACGGCGCTGCTCGCGGGCGTCGATCTGTCGCTGTGGGACGAGGCGTACACGCTCCTGGAGGAAGCGGCCGAGGACGACCCGCGGACCGCGGAGGCGATCGACCGCGCCTGCGGGGCGGTGCTGCGGGTGAAGAGCGTGCTGGGTCTGCTGGAGGCGGATCCGGTCCGCCCGGCAGTGGAACGGGTCCACCCGGAAGCGGCGCCCGTGCGCACCGCCGCCGAGCTGTCCGGGCGGCTGGCCCGGCGCTCGCTCGTCCTGCTGGAGAACCGGACGCGCACGCTGCCGCTGGCGCTGGACGCGGTCCGTGAGATCGCCGTGATCGGCCCCAACGCGGCGTCGGCGACCGCTCTGCTGGGCGACTATGTGCCGCCGCTGCTCCCGGAGGCCGAGCGCAGCGTCCTGGACGCGGTGCGGGACAGGCTGGGCGATCGGGTCCGGGTCCGCCATGTCCCCGACGACGGGCGGGAGTTCGAGGC from Streptomyces formicae includes these protein-coding regions:
- a CDS encoding alpha-mannosidase, which gives rise to MHTAPRNTLDRLERVLRQRLTPRIHTRLSDVSVSAWEVDGDGEPVPAAHALGLGLLPGRPAPAYKPFDVGEGWGPTWGTTWFRIDGTIPDNAVSAERDSSPVELVIDLGWADHSVGGQAEGLVHRPDGSVLKAVHPRCGWVRLTGPGAPESLVRPDGTFTVYVEAASNPLLLDVVPFVTTRLGDRETAGSDPGYRLVRAEVCAFDTELWELVRDLEVAGGLAAQVPPDDPRHWTLLRAIDAALDAADPQDLAATVPAARAALAGELAKPASASAHRLTAVGHAHIDSAWLWPVRETVRKVARTVSNVLDLMDADPGFVYAMSSAQQFSWLEEHRPELFERVRARVAEGRFVPVGGMWVESDTTMPSGESMARQFTYGKRYFRERFGIEPEEVWLPDCFGYSGALPQLARLAGFRWFLTQKISWNDTNTFPHHTFQWEGIDGSRIFTHFPPVDTYAAEVTAKELGHAVRNFQDKGVSSHSLVPFGYGDGGGGPTREMLARAARFADLEGAPTVDVRSPRAFFTEAEAELAANGGAAVWVGELYLELHRGTFTSQLAMKQGNRRTEALLRTAEYLATAAALRTDAYAYPEAELAEIWRTVLLHQFHDILPGSSISWVHREARATYRALAERLERLIGQACAALGAAGTTDAGRLVPLPWSGRAAWAPVRAGEAAEAVRRERPADGSHVLDNGLLRVVVDPQGHVSSLVDRDSGQELVPAGQVLGVLQLHRDEPVRWDAWDIDRDARRMRTDLTEPDAIDVPALEGGAAGVRVVRSTGASRMAMTISLAPGSRQLDMELDVDWHECERLLKVALPLAVHATSARYETQFGSVERTIHENTSWDAAHYEVCAHRYVHLAEPGFGAGVVNDSSYGCDVTRIGGPGGGSVVRLSLLRAPTFPDPETDQGTHRMRWAVVPSPDIAGTVAAGYALNSPVVEGLPALAPLVELTATTGLPVIDTVKLADDGSGDVVVRLYEAAGGRATAVLHCSADLGDAPSVRETDLLERDLDANSGIRRALPASRPSGADGGVPARGARLALEPFQVVTLRLRRSADNV
- a CDS encoding carbohydrate ABC transporter permease; this translates as MTSAPATGSRPPGSAATGRRVLLPPRRPGGGGAAGTAHRAGRTHKWWGTPWLFLAFGLAVTLLFVLFPFLNTVVLAFTDATMVRGGQFVGLGNFVRLAEDHRFWTALLNSSLYVVCVVPVMVVLPLLLACLVSKPGRFVGMFRTAYYMPVVMSAVVVGLIWTNLLDSRGLVNELLSWLRLVSSPVPFVTDRWLLLFSAMFVTVWTGLGYYMVIYVAALANVSPVLYDAAAVDGAGPVRTFVSVTVPGVRGTMALVGVLSSVAAFRVFSEIYVLSGNTGGPGGEDLTMTMLIQREGTGLTARTGYAAAISVVMFLITLGMLLVQLRLQRREGDAE
- a CDS encoding ABC transporter substrate-binding protein, with the translated sequence MRRTGRRAALGAGMALALALTGCGVGGGGAGEDAAGSARDGKIAGEITFQTWNLKGGYEKYFTGLVDTFEQQHPGTKVKWVDQPADGYSDKLSADAAAGTLPDVMDLGPEAGYTLAGAGQLLDIAKEDPEARKDFLPAAWEAMTWPGVGGGAYGYPFYLNTGPSFFNKDLLARAGLDPAKIPGTYDELFTQATTMAGTAKGSYSMIGRTPVIETFGTYGVPLMNDQGTKFTFNGPKGVELLTRFKEMYEAGALTEDVLNEQQTGEVDKFKAGRLGWLPGSAYNLADFKKTAPKVYKSVAIGPMIANAAPNMYIESLAVSAHTKNAATAVAFAKFVTNAKNQLAFAHEAAIFPATAGTLDDPYFTADDGTDEGRVRVEAAAQTRKAVVYWPPAFSQAMVDELREQVALAIKGKKSPQQALDETVAFCNERLDRA
- a CDS encoding carbohydrate ABC transporter permease: MPRRTWVRHRGAALRYTALVLMFVVLVGPFVWQLSLSFKGVGDDLYTRPPQLVPSDPTLGNYAEVTRLVPVLRYLLNSTTVALISVAANVFGATCAGFALARLRFRGRGAALSVFVVALLVPAEIIIVAQFLLMRSMGLNDTLLGVALPTAVAALNVLLMRNAFLAVPAALEEASLIDGANVRQRFLQICVPQVKGVMTVVAIFAFVGSWNDFLWPLIVLSDQDKYTLTVGLNALRGTFFDDPRIVAAGTVIAVLPILVFFFVLQRFFFKGVEEGGVKG
- a CDS encoding glycoside hydrolase family 3 N-terminal domain-containing protein gives rise to the protein MKEVNGVNGVNGVHVDVGELLSRMTLREKVGQLNQRLFGWDCVARRRGGFELTDAFHAEVERWGGLGALYGLFRADAWSGRSWKDGIRPEERAEVAALVTDAVRSGSRHGVPPLVVEEAPHGHQALGSTLFPVNLNAGASWDPGLLAECARAVAAELRAGGVHLALVSALDLLRDPRWGRAEECFGEDPLLAAELTRALVEGMQGVGRSALATGGVGVVLKHFAAQGEGVGGRNGQSAVLGPRDLHELHLPAAEAGTRAGAVGVMAAYNDIDGVPCCANPELLTGLLRDAWGFDGLVMADGKAVDRLAAMTGSLREAARTALLAGVDLSLWDEAYTLLEEAAEDDPRTAEAIDRACGAVLRVKSVLGLLEADPVRPAVERVHPEAAPVRTAAELSGRLARRSLVLLENRTRTLPLALDAVREIAVIGPNAASATALLGDYVPPLLPEAERSVLDAVRDRLGDRVRVRHVPDDGREFEAATASADLVLAVLGGTSHRHYGDGFADNGAALRTRATCGEGVDLADLRLPGGQDALLRRARAATGAPLVAVVVAGRPHVLTEVLALADATLWAGYPGPYGADAVLDVLLGEAEPEGRLPMTLPADPGAVPVRYNDRRPADGVYVDAPRPVLRAFGYGQGYRTSRVTGLLAHAGEGSAAADRIVVTVELENESARPLPEVVQVYAHRTGGPAWPRVRELVAFRRVVLPPGTVTPVTFALTAERLFSGTREGRHGCTTLFAGELDVRINHHPWDTYDDTV